Proteins co-encoded in one Opitutus terrae PB90-1 genomic window:
- a CDS encoding penicillin acylase family protein → MHPGVARFVRLLAGLLSVVLLVALAAAGWFYWQMRGSLAQLDGTRAVAGLTAPVQITRDALGVPTVQGANRLDVARALGFLHAQDRFFQMDLLRRRSAGELAALFGKAAVPLDQLARPHRFRQLAQQVLAAADPAHRAVIEAYAAGVNSGLAALHEKPFEYFLFREDPQPWQPEDSVLVVYAMVLDLQDELNTRELSLMTLRDQFGSDAVSFFAPLFSPEDAALDGTTAALPPIPGPNAVNLREGAAEPGVALSSTRVWPRTEALWADGDFLPGSNSIAVTGAHTATGAALLGNDPHLNLGVPNIWYRVVMQWPVNASAGARHRLVGVTIPGVPFLVLGSNGHVAWGMTTSFADTNDLIPLDLNPTARDLYRVPGAEELAQIEKHTDEIAVRGGQPASVESQWAVWGPIVGEDQRGRPLAHRWVAHDPTATNLKFFNLENAATVADAVAVAHESGIPAHNFLVADAAGSIGWTIVGRVPRRVGFSGRLPVSWTFGDRRWNGLLPPDEVPTVILTPGETSARLSGGATLEPRAQAGRLWTANNRLVGGDALARLGDGGYMAPMRAQQVRDDLLAIKRATPADFLALALDDRAVFLERWQKLLLSVLTPEAVQQKKSRAELRRLVEQWEGRAATDSVSYRLVRAFRTTTADMVFEPIFARCVAQTPQFNWRNFHYEPALWTLLHEKPLHLLAPEHDSWDTLMLAAADRVVDEIEKTGTPLEKATWGRRNTARIRHPLSRVLPGWIGRWLDLPADPLPGDTHMPRVQNPSFGASMRLAVSPGREEEGLFEMPGGQSGHPLSPFYRAGHAAWVHGERTPLLPGETRHTLTLTP, encoded by the coding sequence ATGCATCCTGGTGTCGCCCGATTCGTCCGCCTGCTCGCGGGTCTGCTGAGTGTCGTGCTGCTCGTGGCGCTCGCCGCCGCCGGCTGGTTTTACTGGCAGATGCGCGGAAGCCTGGCGCAGCTGGACGGCACGCGCGCCGTGGCCGGGCTCACGGCACCGGTGCAGATCACGCGCGACGCACTCGGCGTGCCCACGGTCCAGGGCGCGAACCGGCTCGACGTGGCGCGGGCGCTCGGGTTCCTGCACGCCCAGGATCGCTTCTTTCAAATGGACCTGTTGCGGCGGCGATCAGCAGGAGAGCTGGCCGCGCTTTTCGGCAAGGCCGCGGTGCCGCTCGACCAGTTGGCGCGGCCGCACCGGTTCCGCCAGCTCGCGCAGCAGGTCCTCGCGGCCGCGGACCCCGCGCACCGCGCGGTGATCGAAGCCTACGCGGCCGGCGTGAACAGCGGACTCGCCGCGCTGCACGAGAAGCCGTTCGAGTATTTCCTTTTCCGCGAGGATCCGCAGCCGTGGCAGCCGGAGGACAGCGTGTTGGTTGTCTACGCCATGGTCCTCGATCTGCAGGACGAGCTGAACACCCGCGAACTCTCGCTCATGACCTTGCGCGACCAGTTCGGCTCCGACGCCGTGTCGTTTTTTGCGCCGTTGTTTTCGCCGGAAGATGCCGCGCTTGATGGCACGACCGCCGCGCTGCCACCGATCCCCGGCCCCAACGCGGTGAACCTCCGCGAGGGCGCCGCGGAGCCGGGGGTCGCGCTGAGCTCCACCCGCGTCTGGCCCCGCACCGAGGCACTCTGGGCGGACGGCGATTTTCTTCCCGGCAGCAACAGCATCGCGGTCACCGGCGCGCATACCGCGACTGGCGCCGCCTTGCTGGGCAACGATCCCCACTTGAACCTGGGCGTGCCGAACATCTGGTATCGCGTCGTGATGCAGTGGCCGGTGAACGCGTCCGCCGGCGCACGGCACCGGCTCGTGGGGGTTACGATTCCGGGCGTGCCCTTCCTCGTGCTGGGCAGCAACGGCCACGTGGCGTGGGGCATGACCACGTCCTTCGCCGACACGAATGATCTCATCCCGCTCGATCTGAATCCGACGGCGCGCGATCTCTACCGCGTGCCCGGCGCCGAAGAATTGGCGCAGATCGAGAAACACACGGATGAGATTGCGGTGCGCGGCGGCCAACCCGCGAGCGTCGAATCGCAGTGGGCCGTGTGGGGCCCGATCGTGGGCGAGGATCAGCGCGGCCGGCCTCTCGCGCATCGCTGGGTGGCGCACGACCCGACGGCGACCAACCTGAAGTTTTTCAATTTGGAAAACGCTGCCACGGTGGCGGACGCCGTCGCCGTGGCGCACGAGTCCGGCATTCCAGCGCATAATTTTCTCGTCGCTGACGCCGCGGGCAGCATTGGCTGGACGATCGTCGGCCGGGTGCCGCGCCGCGTGGGATTCAGCGGACGGCTGCCCGTGTCATGGACATTTGGTGACCGCCGCTGGAATGGTCTGCTTCCGCCGGACGAGGTGCCGACGGTCATCCTCACGCCGGGCGAGACGTCTGCGCGCTTGTCGGGCGGAGCGACGCTCGAGCCGCGGGCGCAGGCGGGTCGGTTGTGGACGGCGAACAACCGACTCGTCGGCGGCGACGCGCTGGCGCGACTTGGCGATGGCGGCTACATGGCGCCGATGCGCGCCCAGCAGGTGCGCGACGACCTGCTGGCGATAAAGCGGGCGACGCCCGCGGATTTCCTGGCGCTGGCGCTGGATGATCGCGCGGTGTTCCTCGAACGCTGGCAAAAGTTGCTGCTCAGCGTGCTGACGCCGGAGGCGGTGCAGCAGAAAAAAAGTCGCGCCGAACTGCGGCGGCTCGTCGAGCAGTGGGAGGGGCGCGCCGCCACCGATTCCGTGAGCTATCGGCTCGTGCGAGCCTTTCGAACCACGACCGCCGACATGGTGTTCGAGCCGATTTTCGCACGTTGCGTGGCGCAGACGCCGCAATTCAACTGGCGAAACTTTCACTACGAGCCCGCGCTGTGGACCCTGCTGCATGAAAAGCCGCTCCACCTGCTCGCGCCTGAGCACGACAGCTGGGACACCTTGATGCTCGCGGCGGCGGATCGCGTTGTGGACGAGATCGAAAAAACCGGGACGCCATTGGAGAAGGCGACATGGGGGCGGCGCAACACGGCCCGGATCCGGCATCCGCTCAGCCGCGTCCTGCCCGGCTGGATTGGGCGATGGCTCGACTTGCCCGCGGATCCGCTGCCGGGCGACACGCACATGCCACGGGTGCAGAATCCCAGTTTTGGCGCGAGCATGCGACTGGCGGTTTCGCCCGGACGCGAAGAGGAAGGCTTGTTCGAGATGCCCGGCGGCCAGAGTGGACACCCGCTGTCACCGTTTTATCGCGCCGGCCATGCCGCATGGGTCCATGGCGAACGCACACCGCTGCTGCCGGGGGAAACCCGCCACACCCTGACGCTGACGCCATGA
- a CDS encoding response regulator, which produces MPAPLKIVLADDHALVRAGIRTLLEKLPGVTIVGEAGDGRETVTLVHTFAPDIAIMDITMPGLNGFDATARIAREHPRTKVLILSMHTAEDYVLQALRAGATGYLLKDAATAELQLALNAVRKGETYLSPSISKSVLARFRQQEQDPRAEPTKALTPRMREIVQLIAEGRSTKEIAFLLNLSVKTIETHRMHLMARLGLHDVAGVVRYALRTGLISADH; this is translated from the coding sequence GTGCCTGCTCCTCTGAAAATAGTTTTGGCGGACGATCATGCGCTGGTCCGTGCGGGCATCCGCACGCTGCTCGAGAAACTGCCGGGGGTGACCATCGTCGGCGAGGCGGGCGACGGGCGGGAAACGGTCACGCTCGTCCACACCTTTGCCCCCGATATCGCGATCATGGATATCACCATGCCGGGGCTGAACGGCTTCGACGCGACGGCACGCATCGCGCGCGAGCATCCCCGCACGAAGGTGCTCATCCTGTCGATGCACACCGCCGAGGATTACGTGCTGCAGGCGTTGCGCGCCGGCGCCACCGGCTATTTGCTCAAGGACGCCGCCACGGCCGAGCTGCAGCTGGCGCTCAATGCCGTGCGCAAAGGCGAAACCTACCTGAGCCCGTCGATTTCCAAGAGCGTGCTCGCGCGGTTCCGGCAGCAGGAACAGGACCCGCGCGCGGAACCGACCAAGGCACTCACGCCGCGGATGCGCGAAATCGTCCAGCTGATCGCGGAGGGGCGCAGCACGAAGGAAATCGCGTTTCTGCTCAACCTGAGCGTGAAGACGATCGAGACGCACCGGATGCACCTCATGGCGCGGCTCGGTTTGCATGATGTCGCCGGGGTGGTGCGCTACGCCTTGCGGACGGGATTGATTTCGGCGGACCATTGA
- the upp gene encoding uracil phosphoribosyltransferase yields MLHVLDHPLAAHVTAHLRDKTTKPATFRTLCYQISLLLAIDATRDLATEIKDVETPLERAACRVLAHQPLVVVPILRAGLGMVQPFLDLFPDVSVGYIGLERDHATAIARSYYCKLPPLSAHSRVLLVDPMLATGGSAVQALDALRAQGAADLRLLSIVSAPEGIAEVRKHYPELPIFTAAVDRELNSRKYILPGLGDFGDRLYGT; encoded by the coding sequence ATGCTGCACGTCCTCGATCATCCGCTCGCGGCACACGTCACCGCCCACCTGCGCGACAAGACGACGAAACCGGCGACGTTTCGTACGCTGTGCTATCAAATCAGCCTGCTGCTCGCGATCGACGCGACGCGCGACCTGGCGACCGAGATCAAGGACGTGGAAACGCCGCTCGAGCGCGCAGCGTGCCGGGTGCTCGCGCACCAGCCGCTCGTCGTCGTGCCGATCCTGCGCGCCGGGCTGGGCATGGTGCAGCCGTTCCTCGATCTTTTTCCCGACGTGAGCGTCGGCTACATCGGACTGGAGCGCGATCACGCGACAGCGATCGCCCGCAGCTATTACTGCAAGCTGCCGCCGCTGTCGGCGCACAGTCGCGTGCTGCTGGTCGATCCGATGCTCGCCACCGGCGGCTCCGCGGTGCAGGCGCTCGACGCATTGCGCGCGCAAGGCGCGGCCGATCTGCGGTTGCTCAGCATCGTGAGTGCTCCCGAAGGCATCGCGGAGGTCCGCAAGCACTATCCGGAGTTGCCGATTTTCACCGCGGCGGTCGATCGCGAGCTCAACAGCCGGAAATACATTCTGCCGGGGCTCGGCGACTTCGGCGACCGGCTTTACGGCACCTGA
- a CDS encoding ATP-binding protein, giving the protein MSISAPVAAPPAASPATTAAPPGTSRMHALFVAYGQRVIARAHRLFLWLLVGQWVAALVLALLFPSPAAWPLAAVGGSVFAGLAIALIRWRPFTFASRCGVALAQIGFCALFVQLTAGRLEMYFCFFVAIAFLSLYRDWRVLVIAAAVAISHLMLTPLWQSDAALSQAAPSSWSGAEFNLWLLLETAVLIWAGLAGRREMRETCRAQEQHQLLLEELEQRVRDRTKHLEAETAERERTAQALRQNEERHRNLLARLPIGVFETTRSGVVRYANSFLLGMVGLPAHFDPTIISLADGRIFPTVDRERFWHRLENEHEVRGFATTLRHFDGTIFHVVINARLKNAPGEPELMAEGTVEDVSVRKRAERELDVLHGQLMLASRQAGMAEVATGVLHNVGNVLTSVNLIVHDVQDRLKGTRLTHLHRVVEMLQREQPRLAEFLAQDPAGQKLPDFLAKLDEHLAAENRQLLTDVDGLVRHFEHIREIIVTQQGSTKLFGVLESIPPAQLFEDALRLNAESLDRHGIALDRLFEPTASVKADRHKVLQILVNLLKNAKDALQVIKPGERQIRVKVAAVRDDRIALSVEDNGPGIAPENLTKIFQHGFTTKPSGHGYGLHASVLAAREMGGDLTAESPGAGLGATFTLTLPVAKPAP; this is encoded by the coding sequence ATGAGCATCTCCGCTCCCGTCGCTGCTCCTCCCGCTGCAAGCCCCGCCACGACCGCGGCGCCTCCGGGCACGTCGCGCATGCACGCGCTGTTCGTCGCCTATGGGCAACGGGTGATCGCACGGGCCCACCGGCTGTTCCTCTGGCTGCTGGTTGGCCAATGGGTCGCAGCGCTCGTGCTGGCCCTCCTGTTCCCCAGCCCGGCCGCCTGGCCGCTGGCCGCGGTCGGAGGCTCTGTTTTCGCCGGACTCGCCATTGCACTCATCCGCTGGCGGCCGTTCACGTTCGCCAGCCGCTGCGGCGTCGCCCTCGCGCAGATCGGATTCTGCGCGCTCTTCGTGCAGCTCACGGCCGGGCGGCTGGAAATGTACTTCTGTTTCTTCGTGGCGATCGCCTTTCTCTCGCTGTATCGCGACTGGCGTGTGCTGGTGATCGCCGCCGCCGTCGCGATCAGCCACCTGATGCTGACGCCGCTGTGGCAGTCCGACGCGGCGTTGAGCCAGGCGGCACCGAGTTCGTGGTCGGGGGCAGAGTTCAATCTCTGGCTGCTGCTCGAGACCGCCGTGCTGATCTGGGCCGGCCTCGCGGGACGCCGCGAGATGCGCGAAACCTGCCGCGCGCAGGAGCAGCATCAACTCCTGCTCGAAGAGCTCGAGCAACGCGTGCGCGACCGCACCAAGCACCTCGAGGCTGAGACCGCCGAGCGGGAACGTACGGCGCAAGCGCTGCGCCAAAATGAGGAGCGCCACCGCAACCTCCTCGCGCGGCTCCCGATCGGCGTCTTCGAAACCACCCGCAGCGGCGTGGTGCGGTATGCCAATTCTTTCCTGCTCGGGATGGTCGGATTGCCGGCCCATTTCGATCCCACGATCATCTCCCTGGCCGACGGCCGGATCTTTCCCACCGTCGATCGCGAACGATTCTGGCACCGGCTGGAGAACGAGCACGAGGTCCGCGGCTTCGCCACGACGCTGCGCCATTTCGACGGCACGATCTTCCACGTGGTCATCAACGCGCGGCTGAAGAACGCGCCCGGCGAGCCCGAATTGATGGCCGAGGGGACGGTCGAAGACGTCAGCGTCCGGAAGCGCGCCGAACGCGAGCTCGACGTGCTGCACGGCCAGCTGATGCTCGCGTCGCGTCAAGCCGGCATGGCCGAAGTCGCCACCGGCGTGCTGCACAACGTCGGCAACGTGCTTACGAGCGTGAACCTGATCGTCCACGACGTGCAGGACCGGTTGAAGGGCACGCGGCTCACGCACCTGCATCGCGTCGTCGAGATGCTGCAACGCGAACAGCCGCGGCTCGCGGAATTTCTCGCGCAAGACCCCGCCGGTCAGAAGCTGCCGGACTTCCTCGCGAAGCTCGACGAGCATCTCGCCGCGGAAAACCGGCAGTTGCTCACCGACGTCGACGGACTCGTACGTCATTTCGAGCACATCCGCGAAATCATCGTGACGCAGCAGGGCTCCACGAAACTGTTCGGCGTGCTGGAATCCATCCCACCGGCGCAGCTCTTCGAAGACGCCCTCCGGCTCAACGCGGAATCGCTCGACCGGCACGGCATCGCGCTCGACCGCTTGTTCGAGCCGACTGCTTCCGTCAAGGCGGACCGACACAAGGTTCTGCAGATCCTCGTCAACCTGCTGAAGAACGCGAAGGACGCGCTGCAGGTCATCAAGCCCGGCGAGCGCCAGATCCGCGTGAAGGTCGCGGCCGTCCGCGATGACCGGATTGCGCTTTCCGTCGAAGACAACGGCCCGGGCATCGCGCCCGAAAACCTCACGAAAATCTTCCAACACGGATTCACCACGAAACCCAGTGGACATGGCTATGGCCTGCACGCGAGCGTGCTCGCCGCGCGCGAAATGGGAGGCGATCTGACGGCCGAGAGTCCGGGCGCCGGCCTCGGCGCCACGTTCACGTTGACGCTCCCTGTGGCGAAGCCGGCCCCGTGA
- a CDS encoding DUF3016 domain-containing protein, with product MKTTRLTLSVFLAVTAAAVLSAADPKTPSRVEVTFTDPEKFTDAADAQRGSDFGREANLQELRQYIERRATRFVPEGQKLSVTITDVDLAGEVEPWRTPRMSDARFVKDIYPPRIELSFRLTDASGAVIKEGTRKLSDLTFMMNLHAVNRDDPRIYEKDLLDRWISSEFRPNKK from the coding sequence ATGAAAACCACACGGCTAACCCTCTCTGTTTTCCTTGCGGTGACTGCGGCAGCCGTTCTCTCGGCTGCAGACCCGAAGACGCCGTCTCGCGTCGAAGTCACCTTTACCGATCCCGAAAAATTCACCGATGCTGCTGACGCACAACGCGGCTCCGACTTTGGTCGCGAGGCCAACCTGCAGGAGTTGCGCCAGTACATCGAGCGTCGAGCGACCCGGTTCGTGCCCGAGGGGCAGAAGCTGTCCGTCACGATCACGGACGTCGACCTTGCGGGCGAAGTGGAACCGTGGCGGACCCCGCGGATGAGCGATGCGCGGTTCGTGAAGGATATTTATCCCCCCCGGATCGAGCTCAGCTTTAGGCTGACGGACGCCAGTGGAGCCGTAATCAAGGAAGGCACGCGCAAGCTGTCCGACCTGACTTTCATGATGAACCTCCACGCGGTGAACCGCGACGATCCGCGCATCTACGAGAAGGATCTGCTGGATCGCTGGATCAGCAGCGAATTCCGGCCGAACAAGAAGTAG
- a CDS encoding BON domain-containing protein — MPRPLRFAAFMLTLFISAASADPAMDQKIEAAAQSSYNFRAVLGNRVKVEVNEGVVTLSGTVLDRDQKALAEDTVRSLPGVVEVLNHLDVSEPDQERSDGWMALKIRSLLLIRSKVSAANTDVSVHDGVVTLAGTAESEAQKELTESYARGVQGVRAVRNQMIVRSADTAPRAGAASATPETIDDDGSVTAQVKAALLARDPGLALQTRVETAGGTVTIRGTARSRAEKDLVSRVAREIRGVRAVANQMVVSAAE; from the coding sequence ATGCCACGCCCGCTCCGATTCGCCGCCTTCATGCTGACGCTGTTCATTTCGGCGGCTTCGGCCGATCCCGCGATGGATCAGAAAATCGAAGCCGCCGCCCAGTCGTCCTACAATTTTCGGGCCGTGCTCGGCAACCGGGTGAAGGTGGAGGTGAACGAAGGCGTCGTGACGCTCTCCGGCACCGTGCTCGATCGTGATCAAAAGGCGCTCGCCGAGGACACGGTCCGCAGCCTTCCGGGCGTGGTCGAGGTGCTGAATCACCTCGATGTGAGCGAACCGGATCAGGAGCGCTCGGATGGGTGGATGGCGCTGAAAATCCGGAGCCTTCTGCTGATTCGCTCAAAGGTCAGCGCTGCGAACACCGACGTTTCCGTGCACGACGGAGTGGTGACCTTGGCGGGCACCGCCGAGAGCGAGGCGCAGAAAGAGCTGACGGAATCGTATGCCCGCGGCGTGCAGGGCGTGCGCGCAGTGCGCAACCAAATGATCGTGCGGTCCGCGGACACCGCGCCGCGCGCCGGCGCGGCGTCCGCAACGCCCGAAACAATCGACGACGACGGCAGCGTGACGGCTCAGGTGAAGGCGGCGCTGCTGGCGCGCGATCCCGGCCTGGCTTTGCAGACCCGGGTCGAGACCGCCGGAGGCACGGTGACGATCCGCGGCACCGCCCGCTCCCGCGCAGAAAAGGACCTCGTCAGCAGGGTGGCGCGGGAAATTCGCGGCGTGCGTGCCGTCGCCAATCAAATGGTGGTCTCGGCGGCCGAATAG
- a CDS encoding hybrid sensor histidine kinase/response regulator, whose product MRPGFRVLYAEDNPLDADLTRAHFTRVAPEITLEVVDRAEEFITRARARRHAALLIDRRVRDMDALEVLKLLALESIDTPLVLIGGIGDTEFAAQALRLGADDFVSRRLGYLESLPQRLRDAIERHRLQPALARARSRPRRILLVDDDPAEAEMLVRLLARRAPHLAIKTAANRSSGLEALVTGEEYDLVLGLHRPPANDCFELIKTARDRGFHLPIIVLADSSAEEAVAAAFSHGASDFVVAPRRHAAELALRIDLAIDRHELAVAGLRARTELADRRQLLAALGASDQRLKTALEAGRIGLWSWEVGTGHMEFSARWKAQIGYAENEIGEDAAEWFSRCHPDDLANLHTLTARYLAAPWPDFNVEYRLKHKDGSWRCFLLHAALETDDPGEPRRMVGAQIDVTQLKQQQADIASTSARLQQLSRRLLNVQEMERRSLARELHDEIGQVLTVAKIHLQSTVLLPECGRVAGRLKEPVALLDRLLAQVRSLSLNLRPPLLDDLGLVPALHWLLHQHQSHTGGPRVHLATDPELARFDPTLETACFRIAQEALTNALRHARAQGVHLTLTVQDQKLRLRVQDDGVGFDATSARGRAERGGSLGLLGMHERALLAGGTLTLLSAPGRGTEIEAIFPLSIPPGSRLV is encoded by the coding sequence ATGCGTCCTGGTTTTCGCGTGCTCTACGCCGAGGACAACCCCCTCGACGCGGATTTGACGCGGGCGCATTTCACGCGCGTGGCCCCGGAGATCACGCTCGAGGTGGTGGACCGGGCGGAGGAATTCATCACGCGCGCACGGGCCCGGCGGCACGCGGCCCTGCTCATCGACCGGCGGGTACGGGACATGGATGCCCTCGAGGTGCTGAAGCTGCTCGCACTGGAGAGCATCGATACACCGCTCGTGCTCATTGGGGGGATCGGCGACACGGAGTTTGCCGCGCAGGCGCTGCGACTCGGGGCCGACGATTTCGTGTCGCGCCGCCTTGGTTATCTCGAGTCGCTCCCGCAGCGGCTGCGCGACGCGATCGAACGACACCGGCTGCAACCGGCGTTGGCGCGCGCGCGTTCGCGCCCGCGGCGGATTCTGCTGGTCGACGACGATCCCGCGGAGGCGGAAATGCTGGTGCGGCTGCTGGCGCGCCGCGCGCCGCACCTCGCGATCAAAACCGCGGCCAATCGGAGCAGCGGGCTCGAGGCCCTGGTCACCGGCGAGGAATACGACCTGGTGCTCGGTCTGCACCGGCCACCGGCCAACGACTGCTTCGAACTGATCAAGACGGCGCGCGATCGCGGTTTTCACCTGCCGATCATCGTGCTGGCCGATTCCTCGGCGGAGGAAGCAGTGGCCGCCGCCTTCAGTCATGGTGCGAGCGATTTCGTCGTCGCGCCGCGACGGCACGCGGCGGAGCTCGCGCTGCGCATCGATCTCGCGATCGATCGGCACGAACTCGCCGTGGCCGGACTGCGGGCCCGGACGGAGCTGGCGGACCGGCGACAGCTGCTCGCCGCGCTCGGGGCGAGCGATCAGCGGCTGAAGACCGCGCTCGAGGCGGGCCGGATCGGTTTGTGGTCGTGGGAGGTGGGCACGGGGCACATGGAGTTCTCCGCCCGCTGGAAGGCGCAGATCGGCTATGCGGAAAACGAGATCGGCGAGGACGCGGCCGAGTGGTTCTCGCGCTGTCACCCCGATGACCTCGCGAACCTCCACACGTTGACCGCCCGCTATCTCGCCGCGCCGTGGCCGGACTTCAACGTCGAGTATCGGCTGAAACACAAGGACGGCAGCTGGCGGTGTTTTCTGCTGCACGCCGCGCTGGAAACGGACGACCCGGGCGAGCCGCGGCGGATGGTCGGCGCACAGATCGATGTGACGCAGTTGAAGCAGCAGCAAGCGGACATCGCGAGCACGTCGGCACGACTGCAGCAGCTGTCGCGGCGTTTGCTCAACGTGCAGGAAATGGAGCGACGCAGCCTCGCGCGGGAGCTGCACGACGAGATCGGGCAGGTGCTGACGGTGGCCAAGATCCATCTGCAATCCACCGTGCTGCTGCCGGAATGCGGCCGCGTTGCCGGGCGGCTGAAGGAGCCCGTGGCGCTGCTCGACCGGTTGCTCGCCCAAGTTCGTTCGCTTTCGCTCAATCTGCGTCCACCGCTGTTGGACGATCTCGGACTCGTTCCCGCGTTGCACTGGTTGTTGCACCAGCACCAATCACACACCGGCGGTCCCCGCGTGCACCTCGCGACGGATCCCGAGCTGGCGCGGTTCGACCCGACCCTGGAAACCGCCTGCTTCCGCATCGCGCAGGAGGCGCTCACCAACGCCCTGCGGCACGCCCGGGCACAAGGGGTGCATTTGACGCTGACGGTGCAGGATCAGAAACTCCGGCTGCGGGTGCAGGATGATGGCGTGGGCTTCGACGCCACGAGTGCGCGGGGGCGCGCGGAACGAGGCGGCAGTCTCGGGCTGCTGGGCATGCACGAGCGGGCGTTGCTCGCCGGCGGCACTCTTACCCTGCTCTCCGCACCGGGACGCGGCACCGAGATCGAAGCGATTTTTCCGCTGTCCATCCCCCCCGGATCTCGGCTAGTTTGA
- a CDS encoding RNA-binding S4 domain-containing protein yields MPEPDTSPDSGPARLDRWLWAVRLYKTRSLASHACRAGSVEIGGQRAKPAREVHAGELVCVRQGLITRTLRVVDVPRSRVGAALVARFCADLTPAAEFEKAREQRLQHMLAREKGLGRPTKRDRRALDQLLGR; encoded by the coding sequence TTGCCCGAACCCGATACTTCGCCCGACTCTGGGCCGGCGCGGCTCGACCGCTGGCTTTGGGCCGTCCGGCTTTACAAGACCCGCTCGCTCGCGAGTCATGCGTGCCGTGCCGGCAGCGTGGAGATCGGCGGTCAACGCGCCAAGCCCGCCCGCGAGGTGCACGCCGGAGAACTGGTGTGCGTTCGGCAGGGCCTGATTACCCGAACCTTGCGCGTGGTGGACGTGCCGCGAAGCCGTGTCGGCGCGGCGCTGGTCGCGCGGTTCTGCGCCGATCTCACGCCCGCAGCAGAGTTCGAAAAGGCCCGCGAGCAGCGGTTGCAGCACATGCTCGCGCGGGAGAAGGGTTTGGGGCGCCCGACCAAACGCGACCGCCGCGCTCTTGACCAGTTGCTCGGCCGCTGA
- a CDS encoding gluconokinase codes for MIILLMGVSGSGKTTVGKLLARELGWSFADADDFHSAANKAKMAAGHPLNDADRAPWLTALRQHIEECLASGKNVVIACSALKASYRAQLRGNSDAIKWVHLHGSPELIRSRLASRSGHYMRAQMLDSQLATLEPPKHALTVDVAATPAEIVDQIRRALHL; via the coding sequence ATGATCATTCTGCTGATGGGCGTGTCGGGCAGTGGCAAGACGACGGTGGGCAAGCTGCTCGCCCGCGAACTCGGCTGGAGCTTCGCCGACGCCGATGATTTTCATTCGGCAGCCAACAAGGCCAAGATGGCGGCGGGGCACCCGTTGAACGACGCGGACCGCGCGCCCTGGCTCACAGCGCTGCGACAGCATATCGAGGAGTGCCTCGCCTCCGGGAAGAATGTGGTGATCGCGTGCTCGGCGCTGAAAGCGAGCTATCGAGCCCAGCTGCGCGGCAATTCCGACGCGATAAAGTGGGTACACCTGCACGGCTCGCCGGAGCTCATCCGCTCGCGTCTGGCGTCACGATCCGGCCATTACATGCGGGCGCAGATGCTCGACAGCCAACTCGCGACCCTGGAGCCGCCCAAGCATGCGCTCACCGTCGACGTCGCTGCGACCCCGGCGGAAATCGTCGACCAAATCCGTCGCGCCCTGCATCTCTAG